The stretch of DNA ctgtactgcgacttgtcgcctagtgtgttcCAGTAAAGTGTCATTCTTAGGAGTgttaaagggacagtttcacagttttgcgcatgtccaagctttagcgctagcagttgtaaactttacggtttcttactgaaccagatgatgttaattaaacacagagaGTATTACACtgaatacactgaatgactaaggcccaaatttggtgaaagacactgcgggtttactcagaaaatatcgaatttagttttgatctcgaatttattgtacgggtcaAAAATTTATTCTACGCATGAGTTGTCATAACCCACGAGTAATCTActcgcatgcagtaggttcataacacaaaggaaatggttACAAAAGTAATTCCACTGAGTAATCCATTACTATGGGATTGTTTCTGTTTCCTGTATCAGTGCTTTCGATtctttcaataacaatggaattgaatgggctgacgtgacagtttgcccatgcgcacagccgtgaaactctccctttaacttcccacacaatatattattatatggtaTTTCATTTCAAGCAAGGGCTGTGAGATGGGGCTTACAGTTTACATCACTTGaaataaaacttaaaagtcTTACTATTTGCAAATGAAACCTGCCAATACTTTGACTTCCGACCTTTCTCACTGCCTTTGCATTTACactgtaatattattattactatcaagGGTGCAGTTTCACCTTAGTTATTTCAAGACCTCCCTAATAGTAGCTTGATGCTCAACCAGCTAAATTGCCGATTTTTTTCAGTTGAAGTCATTTTCTTCAACAACATTAATGaggtttgttttggttttgaagTTTAAAACTTAATGCGCATCGCAAAAGATCGTCCTGTTACAATTAATAGTCCGTTTTAAAGAGAAATTATGTCAGGAACCGAGGCTGACTTATGAAAGAAAAGCGTAATACATGTCTCCACGTGTAGCTCGCACTTGAAGAAGAGCTTGtcaatactcatgggaattgtCATGGTACTTCGAGAAAAACTATCGTTGCTCTTTGTTGAAAAGGGGATAGTTTTTAGAGCatctttaaaaattaattctttCAACACTGACCTACGAAAGGCCTCGCGCAGGAAGGCGAATCATTTGGAACGTACTCCAACTTCGCGGTCGCCATCTTGAGAGCTACTGTTTCGTTGaagcaatttgattggttctcgtTTTTCCAATCAGATTTTGATATCTTAGCAACCGCAGGCGGAATGTGCGGTCAACATGTGACATGCGGAACTGTTTGTTGATTTTTCGTGGCATCTATGCAATTTAGGTTGTGTTCTTCAGTAATTCACCCTGTTTTCGCAGAAAAAAAGTTAATACATTATTAATAGTATTCGGAGGCCACAACATTTATTACCTTGTTCATCAATGTAAAAGACGGGCTTGAAAATGACTCATTTTAACAAGAAATGTCTGTAGAGAGAGAAGGCAACTCTTTTGATGAGGATTTCCTGGATTTGAAGAATCGGCTTGAGGTGTGTGTTTGCGATAAGGGTTTATTAAATGTCTGGTGGTCATTAGATCTGTTTAATAACGCGTTTGAGATAATGTAACTTTATCCTTGAGTTAAATTGATGTAGAATCAACAAGGTTATAGCTTGTTTTACGCTGTCACCTTTTTTTTGAGCGCATGCATTCTAAAGAAGCAAACTGTAAACTTGGgtgttttttttacttgttgCAATAGTAAGGATTGACGATTGTtgtttattcttcttcttctgcttcttcttcttcatcgtAACTTTTCAGCCACTCTTCGATGCAGAGCCTTTAAAGGTGAGTTTTCCTGCCGAAAaaggtttttcaaaaaaattatttaacattttctcCTAATTTGCAGCCCTTGATACCTGTTGTCAAGTTAatttgcgtttttgacacgtaTGCGACAGAAAATGGCATTATTTTGTGTATTGTAATTACGGTTATGTGACAGTAAAAGGCTGCTCGCTGCTCGTAGGGGAGTCTGCTCGTAGGGGAGTAAAATAGTTATATAAGGCATTGAAAAGCacattttacctttttttaacaTGGGAATTATGTTTTAAGAAGAGGTAACTTGCATccatttaaccctttaagccccgagggttccccattgacgagtaaaatcgtctggcgttagacagagtaaaatctataagtgccatttggcactatcggggctgaaagggttaaatgtaAACAAGCCTTGGTCAGTGAGTCTTGGTCATCCAGGAAACATTCTCATttgtaaaatatattaatttaatttaattttcatcaCTGCTTCAgtaaaattagtgtttctttttttcttgatagCAAGGTATGGTTTAAAAACTTATTTTGATGTTTGTGTGgagtttcaataaaatatgAATTTGGTGGATGGTTTGAGTACAGAGTAAACAACTTGttattgtcaaaatgaattttaatttcGTGTTTGAACGAATCTGTCTTTCATAAATTCAATAATTCAGAAAAGGTAGCACTTAGCCAACTTTCAGTGAAGTTGCTTTTTGGTGGtagtttataaaaaaaattatggagAAAATAGCTGGAGTGGTCAACTTTCACTGCCTCATTGATGTTGTATTTGATTTCTGTGTTTATCAGGCTCAAAGTGATGCCTGTTTGCGGCGGTTTCTTCGTGCTTTTGAAGATGTTGATGAAGCACATAGTGCTCTTGTAAGAAACATCAACTGGAGAGAGGAGTACGGAGTACATTGTCTAAGCAGAGGTGACAATGACATTGAAGAGCAGTTAGCTTTGGGAAAGGCAGAGGTCTTAGATTTTCCTGATCATGTCGGAAGGTTAGTTACCGGGGGGTACtgactgtggtgctgcatcggtgggaAGTTGATGAAGGTGGAATAACCCCTTTGTTCTGACAAATCTTTTACAGTGGTAGATCTAGGTGAAGGGTGCAGGGGGCgtgccctccccccccccccccccccagatgATTATTTATTTCCTTTGATTCCTTATTGGAAGTACAATATCCCTGGTATTCCCAATAAAAATCTAATAAATCATTGACAGTCTTGCTCAACATAAGCACAACAGTTGTACAGAATCAATTCATTAGCACTTCCAACACTGCCTCGGCCCCGGGgcgggtactcccttataagggcttaatggggacgtgcggccagccagggtatgttacCCCCCCAATATCCCAATGCTGGgatattgaaaaaaataaaagataaagcAAGGGCTGTGTCTGAATCTTGAAACCATGTTTCATCTGTCTTCATTGTGAAATTTTAGTCACTAATACCAGGAACCCATTACCTGCACTAAACTGTCTGAGTTGCTTTAGAGCCATATGTATAGACTTAATCCGCAAAACACAGCATAGATCTATACTTTCACTGTAGTGCAGCCACAGGTGACAAATCAAACCTCCCCAACTGGAAGGACCTGTTCCTGTTGCCGTAggacttcaaagaaaattttttcTTGGCTGATTTTGTCCATCTCCAAGTAGATGTAACTGGGAACCAACTGCTTCAATAGACTCAACAGCAGCATCATCCATTCCTGGCCACTCTCAGAACTCCTCTCTGGCATTTCTGCAGCGCAagacttttttacttttctcaTATTCAATGTTCGCCCTATTATCCTGGGGCCTTACCCAGGATAAGAGCAACTTCTGCTTCAATTTTTGGGATTCTTGAGAGGACATTGCTGAGTTTTGAGCATGTATCCAGTAATAAAGAGAGCAAGTCGCGTGGATGTCATGACAAGTTAATATGTTTATattaatttgcaattttttaGCTGTTTTTTTCTGTAGTTTTGTATCACTGAATAAGAGAAGTAAAGATATGAACTGGGGAAATTGTACTGCAATTAAAGTTTATCAGGAATGATTCTATCTGAAATTATTATTGACATCTTGTTGTTTCAAACTCGTgtgtttttactttttgggGGAAAAAGTGGAGGCCCCCTGGCCGTTCCCTTGCTACAGCCCTGGGGGGGTTACTCTGTCTAcgatgccagacgattttacttgtcactgAAATTTAGTCATGGTGTGGAGAACAGAAAGCACAAAAAATAGTAACTAGCTGGTTGCATGatgttataataatattattatctaCCTTTGAGACCAGAAGGCCATGAATTACCTCTTCTGTTGTCAGGCAAATTCTActacttgtatttatttttgCTTCCAGGAGATCAGGAAAATCTAGTAAATAACAAAGCCTTTTGACTAAGTACATGTATTCTAGTCTTAGTAGTGCCATCATGCCACTGGCCTATGGTGGTGATTAATGTTTTTAACCCTTAAGAGAAGCGAGTTATTGACATAACAAAAAAGGTCGTCATAATACTTTTAAATCCTTGTCTCACTTGCTAAACAAACTGACATTAACTCAGCTAAgtaatgtttattttttgtagCATGAAGGTGAATtttgtaaattgtttttgtaTCCTTAGGCCAATTGTCCTGGTAACAGTGAGAAATCATGATGCTAGAAACAGAGATCTAAATGTCATCACCAAATTTATCATTTACATTCTGGTAAGGTGTTATATTaagtttaataattttaaagaaGTGTTGAATTTGGGagaaaatcttttttttaaaactgaaaagaGGCTTAAGTACTTATGCTTGCAGATTACCAGTTTTGATGAAATGTTCAGTGTGATAATATTTGAAGTTCTATGGTTCTGGTGGATCTTTATGGTAATCATGCTTTGTGGAACacaaatattattattcaagCAATGGCTGAAAtctgctgttttccttttttgatgaacaaatcttctttctttttccaggAGGAAGCAACTAGAAAATGTGACGAAGATGTCATTGATAACCTTTGTATCACCTTTGATTTAAAGGTTTGTTCATCATTGAAAGTAAAAtgcaaaattaatttaagaCTAGAATAAAATATCAGTATCTAAGAAATTTGGCTTAGGGTTAGTCCTAGGAACAATGATTAAAGGAAGATGTCACATCTAATTacacatttgaaaaaaaaagaaactgtacaaataataattattttgttcctCACATAAGACTGTCAAGTCAAAGAAATGCTGAGAGTGAAACATATAAGTTCTACATGTATAGCTTTACAGTCGGGTTATGTCACCAGTGACCAATATTTGTGAGATTGAATAACCATCCGAATTTCTCTTTGCAGCTTCCAAGGTTTGAATGGAATCTTAAAGATTTTTCCGAAAGTTGGTACCAAAAATGCACATtaactgaacaataatattCATCAACCatttgaaatagttttcaccTTATCATTATTTTCATAATAAAGCGAAAGTTCATCTGTTAGCTAACTACGGTATTTGCaatatatcaaggaaatatccatGGGGAATTCAGAATCTCgagagcaaagttcaaaactggcaggcagatttgaatactcagttcaaatttcaaaactactggTTTGTGGGtgacatatacatgtatgtagctTGACTGTAAGTCTGTATGACTTTGTAGAAGCTTTTACCTTGCAAGACCTTTGATGGATCATCTTTAGCTCAGTAGTTGAGCGTTTAATTGTGTAATCATTTAACCTTGTAGTTTCTTACTCCTAAGAAAGTGAGAAAAATATTTCTGTGTGACTCACTGAAAACTGACCTTTTGATATAATTAATGTTCTAAACTttggcaaagaaatttaaaagataCATTTGAGTGTGTTGTGATTTCAGGGATTCTCATTTAATAACATGGATTATGGATTTGTAAAGCAACTGATCTGGTTATTGTCCAGGAGATACCCAGAGAGACTTGGAAAGTGCCTGATTGTCAACTCGCCATTTATTTTCACGGGATGCTGGGCCCTGATCAGATTGTGGTAGGCAGACTGGTGTTAGTGATATGATATTAACCCCTTCACACCCCTGGACTGaaccccattgacgagtaaaatcctctgCTGCTAGAGTAAATTTTTAAGTGTCACAGGAGAAACTGGCTTAACAGTGTGAAACTGAACTAGCATTTGTGGATTGTAGCTGTCAAGGCATCTTAAAAATAATCAGAAACAGGAAGGAGGTGACCACATTGGctatataccgtatttacccgtgtataagtcgatcccatgtatgagtcgacccccatttttgatggcaaaaaacgcaatttcttaatttctttgttaaatgttcatgggacactaatcttgtattcttcgatttctggaaatgtggatacacaaaaaaatcagggcctcaagtgCTTAATAGTTTCGTTGTTCAAcagctgttgtatatgcgggcattttgtccttgagtttcgaaaacattctcagaaaatcgaacatgtaaacctccaactcacctgtttcgttgttcaaggataaagggctttagaggataagcacaatgcaacatcacagaagcagaagtcaatctttgaaaataacttgcgaatgacgatgcgaaaatgtgcaaggttttaTTGGTCCTTGATttataatttctcaaatgacaaacaaaacaaaactcataaaccaaacaatacgaagtttgcaaaagcaattaaatctgccaggtttgtataaagaataaaaaacattcattaccaACCAACATTTTCACGCAACgcgagtgacgatgcttgcacgcaaacacgaggtattgcgccaggttactaagccattgaacgatcgtgttttattcgaagaaacagaaatgacttttagagctttccgcctttggaaaacgaaaatttccagtgtctatttcatatttgtgcttgtgaaaatcttcaacatttagagttggacaaatcctttttcatttcaactggaattgcttacattcgtattgaagtcttttgtcattcattttgaagtcttttacgtcggcttttgtccactgccttcgttatgcccaagacaacgttaacattattatgttaattttgaataaattacttagctggaacttggctcaaaatctttgacccgtgtataagtcgagtgcaatttttggagcttcttttgaggccataaaaggtcgacttatacacgggtaaatacggtatattatatatatcaatatacatgtatttatggtTTCATGGAGTATGGTATCACTGCAAGCAAAATAATCTCATTCATGATCAAAgtaggatttgaacctggagcTTTTGCATGCagagccattttgaaaattgaagGATTACTGCTAGCGGTTTAATTAACTGGCTAAAGAAATTGACATTTTCATGCAAGTTGTTTCTAccatttacatttatatttttttacccTTGTTTTATAGGTGCTGACATCAGAAGAGTAAGGGTTAAAGAGCTATAATGAagtaacgttttcttttttacagGCTGCATGATGTTACATCAAGCAAGATTGTATTTATCAAGAATGAGGAACATCTggcagagtacattcctcttGGTGTTTTGCCAAAATCTCTGTTTTAATGCTCTagatgaataatattttttagCAAGATAATCAGCCACTTTGGTTGCAATCTTTAAACATTTAGTGTGGACTTCTGGttatctgcttttttttttcttttgtaataattgaattttgttttacGTACCGTGGTCTATATCAGTATATATCTATATTGTGGTCTATGTCTGTAAGTCTAAGATAATACATGGCTGGGAAGGAAGAGTGTTAAAAATCATTGCAAACAAAGACACTTGAGGTGTTTCATAACCTGATGTTTTATGTCGTAATATTTATTCTTGCAGAAATATATGCAAAACTGTAaaagtaaattaatttaaagtattAAACTGTTGGTCAcatatttgtattattttttagtTCATCAAGGAATTAGTGGCTTGCTGTTTTTTGCaacattattgtgttttctgaaaatgaaattattttaagtCAGATAGCTACCACAAAATTGTTACAGTcatatctttcaaaaatggcatcatttgtttttgtttgtcatcAACTTTGTCACATGGACCTGCTATTTATTAACTATTTAAGTGTCATCACAGGAGATGAGATGTTGACAAAAAGTTAGAATATATAATTAGACATATTGTGTAGGAGCAACAAAAAAGGAATAATGTGAGGTGTTGATTACATATCAAAGAgtatttattattaaataatatgTCCAAAGTACTGCTTGTTATGTATTATTGAAATTCATCCTTTTTATTTGGCCTAGTAGTCTTTCTTGATATTGGCTTGATGGAAGAACAATAAATTCAAGTTTCAATTAAGTTAGTAGGAAAGTTGTGTTTAAAATGTGGGTGAAATGGTCATTAATGTTAATTGAGAGGTCAGGTGTATTTCAAATAATAGTTATACAATGCATAATATTATCCAAATTATAAAatgaaagtaaatttaattaaaaacactttttcttgttttttcgtGTTTCATCTTCAGAATTACATCCATGGTGCTTTGAATGAGAATCTTGGTATatgtatttttcta from Montipora capricornis isolate CH-2021 chromosome 9, ASM3666992v2, whole genome shotgun sequence encodes:
- the LOC138016916 gene encoding uncharacterized protein isoform X2, encoding MSVEREGNSFDEDFLDLKNRLEPLFDAEPLKAQSDACLRRFLRAFEDVDEAHSALVRNINWREEYGVHCLSRGDNDIEEQLALGKAEVLDFPDHVGRPIVLVTVRNHDARNRDLNVITKFIIYILEEATRKCDEDVIDNLCITFDLKGFSFNNMDYGFVKQLIWLLSRRYPERLGKCLIVNSPFIFTGCWALIRLWC
- the LOC138016916 gene encoding uncharacterized protein isoform X1; this translates as MSVEREGNSFDEDFLDLKNRLEPLFDAEPLKAQSDACLRRFLRAFEDVDEAHSALVRNINWREEYGVHCLSRGDNDIEEQLALGKAEVLDFPDHVGRPIVLVTVRNHDARNRDLNVITKFIIYILEEATRKCDEDVIDNLCITFDLKGFSFNNMDYGFVKQLIWLLSRRYPERLGKCLIVNSPFIFTGCWALIRLWLHDVTSSKIVFIKNEEHLAEYIPLGVLPKSLF